In Solanum pennellii chromosome 7, SPENNV200, the following are encoded in one genomic region:
- the LOC107024559 gene encoding uncharacterized protein LOC107024559 — MSSSRRAWIVAASVGAVEALKDQVGLCRWDYPLKCLAQHTKNNMRSYSQAKKLSSSLIAKSEKAEQSEESLRKVMYLSCWGPN; from the coding sequence atgaGTTCAAGCAGGAGAGCCTGGATTGTAGCAGCCAGTGTTGGAGCAGTGGAAGCTTTAAAAGATCAAGTTGGATTGTGTAGATGGGATTATCCATTGAAGTGTTTGGCACAACATACAAAGAATAACATGAGATCTTACTCTCAAGCTAAAAAACTTTCTTCTTCACTTATTGCAAAGAGTGAAAAGGCAGAGCAATCTGAAGAGTCTTTGAGGAAAGTTATGTACTTGAGCTGTTGGGGTCCAAATTAA
- the LOC107024556 gene encoding uncharacterized protein LOC107024556, with protein sequence MSSTSRAWVTAVSLGVVEALKDQGVCRWNYTIRAINQHAKNNLRSYSQAKKLSSQSSSSLVSANKLELKKVKQSEESLRKVMYLSCWGPN encoded by the coding sequence ATGAGTTCAACAAGCAGAGCATGGGTTACAGCAGTGAGTTTGGGTGTAGTAGAGGCACTAAAAGATCAAGGAGTTTGTAGGTGGAATTACACAATTAGAGCCATAAATCAGCACGCTAAGAACAATCTACGCTCATATTCACAGGCCAAGAAGCTCTCTTctcaatcttcttcttctttggtttctgCAAATAAATTAGAATTGAAAAAGGTGAAGCAGTCTGAGGAATCACTGAGAAAAGTCATGTATTTGAGCTGTTGGGGTCCTAATTGA